A window of Halodesulfovibrio aestuarii DSM 17919 = ATCC 29578 contains these coding sequences:
- the hpsG gene encoding (2S)-3-sulfopropanediol dehydratase, whose protein sequence is MSCCVSPHEQRLLDKIEGKEDIYRASHPRVFKILETFDNVRPMIDIERAKYFTESMKETEGEMLCLRWAKAMKHIAENITVYIDDDNLICGRAGVKGRYGLLYPELDGDFLDIAVEDLPNRTESPFSITAEDAKVVVEEIAPYWKGKTYHEALNKSFPEEVHKLTYDDPDGLNSRFIVNETSSFRSSIQWVHDYEKILKRGFGGIKAEALEKIEALDPLSPTDNVEKKPFLEAIVIVCDAIITWARRHSELAAELAKKESDPVRKAELEKMAEICAHVPEHPARTFHEAVQSQWFTQMFSRIEQKTGTIVSNGRMDQYFYPYYQADVEAGILDDEQALELLECLWVGMAQFIDLYVSPTGGAFNEGYAHWEAVTIGGQTPEGRDATNELTYLFLKSKREFPLHYPDLAARIHSRSPERYLADVAETIKDGSGFPKLINDEEVVPLYVSKGATFAEAYDYAVSGCTEARMPNRDTYTSGGAYINFVAALEMVLHNGKMLKHGDEVLGLETGNPLEMNTWEEFWNAYEKQHHHFLKTAFYQQYVINNLRAKHFAQPMGSAMHDLCMKHCLDLHTPQIPEGINMGYFEHMGLGTLVDSLCAIKKLVFEDKKLTMKEVIEACDCNFEGKEDVRQLLMTAPCYGNDDEYADEVANKVDSLNVLYGQKYAKELGMHNDVRYVPFTSHVPFGKVVGATPNGRLAWTALSDGSSASHGADKNGPTAVLLSNYTSKNYGHRDRAARMLNIKFTPKCVEGEEGTDKLVSFIRTFCDLKLWHVQFNVINKDTLIAAQKDPEKYRNLIVRIAGYSAYFVDLSPDLQNDLIARTAHETV, encoded by the coding sequence ATGTCTTGTTGTGTATCACCTCACGAACAGCGTCTGCTCGATAAAATTGAAGGCAAAGAAGATATCTACCGCGCATCCCACCCGCGTGTATTCAAGATCCTCGAAACCTTCGACAACGTTCGTCCAATGATCGACATTGAACGTGCTAAATACTTCACCGAGTCCATGAAAGAGACCGAAGGTGAAATGCTCTGCCTGCGTTGGGCAAAAGCAATGAAGCACATTGCTGAAAACATCACTGTTTACATTGACGACGACAACCTCATTTGTGGTCGTGCTGGTGTTAAAGGTCGTTATGGTCTGCTCTACCCTGAACTTGACGGTGACTTCCTTGACATCGCAGTTGAAGACCTTCCTAACCGTACCGAGTCTCCATTCTCTATCACTGCTGAAGATGCAAAAGTGGTAGTTGAAGAAATCGCTCCTTACTGGAAAGGTAAAACTTACCACGAAGCTCTCAACAAATCTTTCCCTGAAGAAGTTCACAAACTTACTTACGACGATCCTGACGGCCTTAACTCCCGTTTCATCGTTAACGAAACTTCTTCTTTCCGTTCTTCCATCCAGTGGGTTCACGACTACGAAAAGATCCTCAAACGTGGTTTCGGTGGCATTAAAGCAGAAGCTCTCGAAAAAATCGAAGCTCTTGATCCGCTTTCCCCAACCGATAACGTTGAGAAAAAACCTTTCCTCGAAGCTATCGTGATCGTATGTGATGCAATCATCACTTGGGCACGTCGCCACTCCGAGCTCGCAGCTGAACTTGCTAAGAAAGAATCTGATCCAGTACGTAAAGCTGAACTCGAAAAAATGGCTGAAATTTGTGCTCACGTTCCTGAGCACCCAGCTCGTACTTTCCACGAAGCTGTTCAGTCCCAGTGGTTCACCCAGATGTTCTCTCGTATCGAGCAGAAAACTGGTACCATCGTATCTAACGGCCGTATGGACCAGTACTTCTACCCTTACTACCAGGCAGACGTAGAAGCTGGCATCCTCGACGACGAGCAGGCTCTTGAACTCCTCGAATGCCTCTGGGTTGGTATGGCACAGTTCATCGACCTCTACGTTTCCCCTACCGGTGGCGCTTTCAACGAAGGCTACGCTCACTGGGAAGCTGTAACCATTGGTGGTCAGACTCCAGAAGGTCGCGATGCAACTAACGAACTGACTTACCTTTTCCTTAAATCAAAACGTGAATTCCCGCTTCACTACCCTGACCTTGCAGCGCGTATTCACTCCCGCTCCCCAGAGCGCTACCTCGCTGACGTTGCTGAAACCATTAAGGACGGCTCCGGCTTCCCTAAACTCATCAACGACGAAGAAGTAGTACCTCTTTACGTTTCCAAAGGTGCAACCTTTGCTGAAGCTTACGACTACGCTGTTTCCGGTTGTACTGAAGCACGTATGCCTAACCGCGACACCTACACTTCCGGTGGTGCTTACATTAACTTCGTAGCAGCTCTCGAAATGGTTCTGCACAACGGTAAAATGCTCAAACATGGCGACGAAGTTCTCGGTCTCGAAACCGGCAACCCACTCGAAATGAACACTTGGGAAGAATTCTGGAATGCTTACGAAAAACAGCATCACCACTTCCTCAAAACTGCATTCTACCAGCAGTACGTAATCAACAACCTTCGTGCTAAACACTTTGCACAGCCAATGGGTTCTGCAATGCACGACCTCTGCATGAAGCATTGTCTTGATCTGCACACCCCACAGATTCCTGAAGGAATCAACATGGGCTACTTCGAACACATGGGTCTTGGTACTCTCGTAGACTCCCTCTGCGCTATCAAGAAACTCGTTTTCGAAGACAAAAAACTTACCATGAAAGAAGTTATCGAAGCTTGTGATTGCAACTTCGAAGGCAAAGAAGACGTTCGTCAGCTCCTCATGACTGCTCCTTGCTACGGCAACGACGACGAGTACGCTGATGAAGTAGCGAACAAAGTTGACAGCCTCAACGTTCTTTACGGCCAGAAGTACGCTAAAGAACTCGGCATGCACAACGACGTACGTTACGTACCGTTCACCTCCCACGTACCATTCGGTAAAGTAGTTGGTGCAACACCTAACGGTCGTCTTGCTTGGACTGCTCTCTCTGACGGTTCTTCCGCATCTCACGGTGCTGACAAAAACGGTCCTACCGCAGTTCTTCTTTCTAACTACACTTCCAAAAACTACGGCCACCGCGATCGCGCTGCTCGTATGCTGAACATCAAGTTCACTCCGAAGTGTGTTGAAGGTGAAGAAGGTACAGACAAACTCGTATCCTTCATCCGTACTTTCTGTGACCTTAAACTCTGGCACGTACAGTTCAACGTTATCAACAAAGATACCTTGATCGCTGCTCAGAAAGATCCGGAAAAATACCGCAACCTTATCGTTCGTATCGCAGGCTACTCTGCATACTTCGTAGATCTGTCCCCAGATCTCCAGAACGACCTCATTGCACGTACTGCTCACGAAACTGTTTAG
- a CDS encoding ABC transporter substrate-binding protein produces the protein MRNKFMALVTVCILLLACASGAFAQTLTIGLKGEPTSLDPHFHNVTANNEQAIYVFDKLIRQDSRQKLMPGLAVSWTPVSDNVWEFKLRKDVTFHDGSPFTAEDVKFTIERIPTVPNSPSSFTGMVNAIKKIEIVDPLTIRFHTDGPAPLLPRNLATFNIISKKYGEGATTADFNSGKAAIGTGPYMLVEWKRGDSIIYKRNDTYWGEKQPWETIIAKPITNDGTRVAALKSGDVDLINFVPPADVAHLSKDAKLTLAKSPSTRLIYLHLDSDRDDTPMVTDNDGNKIKNPLKDVRVRKAISKAINRKAIAARIMDGLAVPAAQMLPDGYEGTSTTLKPEAYDPKGAKALLAEAGYPDGFKITIHGPNDRYVNDGDITQAIAQMLTKVGIKTEVNTMPKSVYFGKASKLEFSLMLVGWATDTGEHSNCLSALLHTYDKDKGFGSSNRGRYSNPKVDQLLEEALVTVEPKKHNELLVEAVELGLGDVGIVPIHYQVNVWAMKKDLNYKGRTDGYTLPRAISVAD, from the coding sequence ATGCGTAATAAATTTATGGCTCTTGTCACCGTCTGCATACTGCTGCTCGCGTGCGCTTCCGGCGCATTTGCTCAGACACTGACCATCGGTTTAAAAGGCGAACCTACGTCTCTTGATCCACACTTCCACAACGTAACAGCAAACAACGAACAAGCAATTTATGTTTTCGACAAACTTATCCGTCAAGATTCACGTCAGAAACTCATGCCGGGGCTCGCTGTTTCCTGGACTCCTGTGAGCGACAACGTCTGGGAGTTTAAACTCCGCAAAGATGTTACATTCCACGATGGATCTCCGTTTACGGCAGAAGACGTAAAATTTACTATCGAACGTATCCCTACTGTTCCTAACAGCCCTTCCTCTTTCACGGGCATGGTTAATGCCATTAAAAAGATTGAAATTGTAGACCCGCTCACCATCCGTTTCCACACTGATGGCCCGGCACCTCTTCTTCCGCGCAACTTGGCGACCTTCAACATTATTTCCAAAAAATATGGAGAAGGAGCTACTACTGCTGACTTTAACTCCGGTAAAGCAGCTATCGGCACCGGCCCGTACATGCTGGTTGAATGGAAACGCGGTGACTCCATTATCTACAAACGTAACGATACCTACTGGGGTGAAAAACAGCCTTGGGAAACCATCATTGCCAAGCCTATTACCAACGACGGCACCCGAGTTGCTGCACTCAAGTCCGGTGATGTTGATCTCATCAACTTTGTTCCGCCGGCAGACGTGGCACATCTTTCCAAAGACGCTAAGCTCACCCTTGCAAAATCTCCTTCCACCCGTCTCATCTACCTGCACCTTGATTCTGACCGCGATGACACTCCTATGGTCACCGACAACGACGGTAACAAAATAAAAAACCCATTGAAAGACGTACGGGTACGTAAGGCAATTTCAAAAGCAATTAACCGTAAAGCCATTGCTGCACGCATTATGGACGGTCTTGCTGTTCCTGCTGCTCAGATGCTCCCCGACGGTTACGAAGGCACCAGTACAACACTAAAACCTGAAGCATACGACCCTAAAGGCGCTAAAGCTCTGCTTGCTGAAGCCGGCTACCCTGATGGGTTCAAAATAACCATTCACGGCCCTAATGACCGTTACGTAAACGATGGCGATATTACACAGGCAATTGCACAGATGCTTACTAAAGTTGGCATTAAAACCGAAGTAAACACCATGCCAAAGAGCGTATACTTCGGCAAAGCTTCTAAACTGGAATTCAGCCTGATGCTCGTTGGCTGGGCTACAGACACCGGAGAGCACTCTAACTGCCTCAGCGCGCTGCTCCATACCTACGATAAAGACAAAGGCTTCGGTTCTTCAAACCGTGGTCGTTACTCCAATCCAAAAGTTGATCAGCTGCTTGAAGAAGCACTCGTTACAGTTGAACCTAAAAAGCATAATGAACTGCTCGTAGAGGCTGTTGAACTTGGGCTGGGTGATGTTGGTATCGTGCCTATCCACTATCAGGTAAACGTATGGGCAATGAAAAAAGACCTGAATTACAAAGGTCGTACTGACGGTTACACTCTTCCACGTGCTATAAGCGTTGCTGATTAG
- a CDS encoding TRAP transporter substrate-binding protein, with product MRYLIKSFMMLFVAAVLVVGATSMEAQARKITLRLGHPMAPGNNVTLGYEKFKELVEERSNGKIRVQLYGNAILGSDRVTMESAQRGTLDLASSSSPNMANFSKAFMVFDLPYVTSPKYQKNLYAALDNGELGKYLAAELEKINLKPIMYSEYGYRNFVATKKEIKSVADLANMKVRTTASPVEVAVASKLGMNPTPIAWGEVYTALQQGTVDGEGNTFSLLNDAKHTEVLKYAMDSAHNYSMHILLMNKKTFEGLTPELQEAIVSSGRDALAYQRGITADLEAKAVDAFKAQGIKIHKLSDAERAEFVKLTRPVWDEFSKEIPADLLKLVQDTQK from the coding sequence ATGCGCTATTTAATTAAATCCTTTATGATGCTTTTCGTAGCTGCAGTTCTTGTTGTCGGTGCTACATCTATGGAAGCTCAGGCTCGTAAAATTACTCTTCGCCTTGGTCATCCAATGGCTCCAGGTAACAACGTTACCCTTGGTTATGAGAAATTTAAAGAGCTCGTAGAAGAACGCTCTAACGGCAAGATTCGCGTTCAACTCTACGGTAATGCGATCCTTGGCAGTGACCGTGTAACCATGGAATCTGCGCAGCGCGGTACTCTTGACCTCGCTTCCAGCTCTTCCCCGAATATGGCCAACTTCTCAAAAGCATTTATGGTTTTTGACCTTCCGTATGTAACCAGCCCTAAGTACCAGAAAAATCTTTACGCAGCTCTAGATAACGGAGAGCTCGGAAAGTACCTTGCGGCTGAACTCGAGAAGATCAATCTTAAGCCTATTATGTACAGTGAATACGGCTACCGTAACTTTGTTGCGACTAAGAAAGAGATCAAATCAGTGGCAGACCTTGCAAACATGAAAGTGCGTACCACTGCTTCTCCTGTAGAAGTAGCAGTAGCTTCCAAGCTTGGTATGAACCCAACCCCAATCGCTTGGGGCGAAGTTTACACAGCACTTCAGCAGGGAACAGTTGATGGTGAAGGTAATACTTTCTCCCTTCTCAACGATGCAAAACACACTGAAGTTCTTAAGTATGCAATGGATTCTGCTCACAATTACTCAATGCATATTCTTCTTATGAACAAGAAGACGTTCGAAGGTCTTACCCCAGAACTGCAGGAAGCAATTGTTTCTTCCGGTCGTGACGCTCTTGCTTATCAGCGTGGCATCACTGCTGACCTTGAAGCTAAAGCTGTTGACGCTTTCAAAGCTCAGGGTATCAAAATCCACAAACTCAGCGACGCTGAACGCGCTGAATTTGTAAAGCTTACCCGCCCTGTCTGGGACGAGTTTTCTAAAGAGATCCCAGCTGATCTTCTCAAGCTTGTTCAGGACACACAGAAGTAG
- a CDS encoding ABC transporter ATP-binding protein yields MSTPLLEISNLKTHFFTRAGVAKAVNGISLTIEKGEVVGIVGESGSGKSVTGFSIMGLVDEPGRVVAGSIKFKGRELLTQTVDEWRNFRGNNVAMIFQDPMMTLNPVLRIDTQMIEAVRCHKTVSKKEARKRAVEALAMVGIPSPEERVKAYPHQFSGGMRQRVAIATGLLNRPDLIIADEPTTALDVTIQSQILSEMQQLCRKTDMSLMWITHDLTVIAGLANRVAVMYAGKIIEEGTVEAVLDHPLHPYTEGLVGSVPSRNHRGKPLYQIPGMTPSLINLPEGCSFRMRCPKATSACLSEPPVTDLADGRRVCCFHPNL; encoded by the coding sequence ATGAGCACTCCACTACTTGAAATCAGCAATCTTAAAACACACTTCTTCACCCGTGCCGGTGTAGCAAAAGCTGTTAACGGCATTTCCCTCACCATTGAGAAAGGAGAGGTTGTGGGTATTGTTGGAGAATCCGGCAGCGGCAAGTCCGTAACTGGGTTTTCCATTATGGGACTTGTGGATGAACCGGGGCGAGTCGTTGCCGGATCTATAAAATTTAAAGGTCGTGAACTGCTGACACAGACAGTTGATGAATGGCGAAATTTCCGTGGAAACAACGTTGCGATGATATTTCAAGACCCGATGATGACCCTGAACCCTGTCCTTCGCATAGACACACAAATGATCGAAGCAGTGCGATGCCATAAAACAGTCAGCAAAAAAGAAGCGCGAAAGCGTGCAGTTGAAGCACTGGCAATGGTAGGCATTCCTTCTCCTGAAGAACGCGTTAAAGCGTACCCCCATCAGTTTTCCGGCGGTATGCGCCAGCGTGTTGCCATTGCAACCGGTCTGCTGAATCGCCCAGACCTCATAATTGCAGACGAACCCACAACTGCGCTGGACGTAACAATTCAGAGTCAGATTCTATCTGAAATGCAGCAACTTTGCCGCAAAACAGACATGTCACTCATGTGGATTACACATGACCTTACCGTTATTGCGGGACTGGCAAACCGCGTAGCAGTTATGTACGCAGGAAAGATTATTGAGGAAGGCACTGTCGAAGCTGTCTTAGATCACCCGCTGCACCCGTATACGGAAGGCCTTGTGGGTTCTGTACCAAGCCGCAATCACCGAGGAAAACCGCTCTATCAGATACCGGGAATGACTCCGTCTCTTATAAATCTACCTGAAGGCTGTTCCTTCCGCATGCGCTGCCCTAAGGCGACGAGTGCATGTTTAAGCGAACCACCTGTAACAGATCTAGCCGACGGACGCCGTGTCTGCTGCTTCCACCCAAACCTGTAA
- a CDS encoding ABC transporter permease, with the protein MLAFLIRRISQSAVVLLVMSLLVFVGVFYIGNPIDILIAPDASPAEYARAVHDLGLDKPLWEQYGIFLKGALHGDFGNSFVYNEPALKVILDRLPATLELAFAAMLIAVIFGIPLGMVAGMKANHWIGRNIMRFSILGFSLPTFWVGLMLIIIFSVHLNWLPSGGRGETVMLLGIPVSFLTLGGLAHLILPATNLALFKTSLAIRLTRAGVQENMQMDYVKFARAKGLPETRVIGLHVMKNIMIPVVTVLGMEFGSLIAFAVVTETIFAWPGMGKLVIDSIGVLDRPIIVAYLLITVTMFIIINLIVDILYSILDPRVRLGQER; encoded by the coding sequence ATGCTCGCTTTCCTGATACGTCGCATTTCGCAGAGCGCTGTCGTTCTGCTCGTTATGTCCCTATTGGTTTTCGTGGGGGTATTCTACATCGGTAACCCTATCGACATTCTGATTGCACCTGATGCATCACCGGCTGAATACGCACGTGCTGTCCATGACCTCGGACTGGATAAACCACTGTGGGAACAGTACGGAATCTTCCTGAAAGGTGCACTGCATGGCGATTTTGGCAACTCCTTTGTGTACAACGAACCGGCACTCAAGGTTATTCTTGATCGGCTTCCGGCGACACTGGAACTTGCGTTTGCTGCTATGCTTATCGCTGTAATTTTTGGTATTCCGCTCGGTATGGTCGCCGGTATGAAAGCAAACCACTGGATTGGACGTAACATTATGCGTTTCTCAATTCTTGGTTTCAGCCTTCCTACATTCTGGGTAGGGCTTATGCTTATTATCATATTTTCAGTGCATCTAAACTGGCTGCCCTCGGGAGGTCGGGGTGAAACGGTTATGTTGTTAGGTATACCGGTAAGCTTCCTGACACTTGGCGGTCTTGCGCATCTTATTTTGCCAGCCACCAACCTCGCCCTCTTTAAAACGTCTCTTGCCATCCGCCTTACCCGCGCCGGTGTGCAGGAAAACATGCAGATGGACTATGTTAAATTTGCCCGCGCAAAAGGTTTGCCGGAAACCCGCGTTATCGGACTGCATGTTATGAAAAACATCATGATTCCTGTTGTCACAGTTCTCGGTATGGAGTTCGGCAGTCTTATCGCCTTCGCTGTTGTTACCGAAACCATATTTGCATGGCCGGGAATGGGTAAGCTGGTTATCGACTCCATCGGCGTACTAGATCGTCCCATTATCGTTGCCTACCTGCTGATCACTGTAACAATGTTCATCATCATTAACCTGATTGTGGACATTCTGTATTCCATTCTTGACCCGCGCGTACGCCTCGGTCAGGAACGATAA
- a CDS encoding ABC transporter permease produces MAENTTEAIPQDPAVQDESLFLQAVKEFFENRVAALGLVILLFMVGVALLAPYIAPQNPYDLMSIDIMDGKLAPGSTSFDGSISYWLGTDTQGRDMFSSILYGLRISLGVGVVSTLVALVIGAIIGLWAAYVGGKTDAIIMRIVDLQLSFPAILVALILLAILGKGVDKIILALILVQWAYYARAIRSNVLVERGKEYVEAAKCLALPQRRIMFSHVLPNCTPELIVISTVKVASAIALEATLSFLGLGMPITEPSLGLLISNGFKYLQSGYYWISFYPGVALLILIVSINLVGDRLRDVLNPRLKR; encoded by the coding sequence ATGGCAGAAAATACAACTGAAGCTATTCCTCAGGATCCAGCGGTTCAAGACGAATCTCTGTTCCTGCAGGCAGTAAAAGAATTTTTTGAAAACCGCGTGGCTGCACTGGGTCTGGTCATTCTCCTTTTTATGGTCGGCGTTGCACTTTTAGCACCCTACATTGCCCCGCAGAATCCGTACGACCTTATGTCCATTGACATTATGGACGGCAAGCTCGCTCCGGGTTCCACTTCATTTGACGGATCAATTTCGTACTGGCTCGGTACTGACACCCAAGGGCGGGACATGTTCAGTTCCATCCTTTACGGATTGCGTATTTCTCTCGGCGTAGGTGTTGTCTCAACACTGGTGGCACTTGTTATCGGTGCAATTATCGGTCTTTGGGCCGCCTATGTCGGTGGAAAAACTGACGCCATCATCATGCGTATTGTTGACTTACAGCTCAGCTTTCCGGCTATTCTTGTGGCACTCATCCTGCTGGCTATTCTCGGTAAAGGGGTTGATAAAATCATTCTCGCACTGATTCTTGTACAGTGGGCTTACTACGCGCGTGCTATCCGTTCCAACGTTCTTGTTGAACGGGGTAAGGAGTATGTTGAAGCGGCGAAGTGCCTTGCTTTACCACAACGCAGGATCATGTTCTCACATGTATTACCCAACTGCACCCCTGAGCTCATTGTAATCTCAACCGTAAAAGTCGCGAGTGCCATTGCGCTTGAAGCAACCCTCTCCTTCCTTGGACTCGGTATGCCTATCACCGAGCCATCTTTGGGTCTGCTTATTTCGAACGGTTTCAAGTACCTGCAAAGCGGGTACTACTGGATTAGCTTTTATCCGGGCGTTGCCCTGCTTATCCTTATTGTAAGCATCAACCTTGTTGGTGACAGATTACGTGATGTCCTGAACCCGAGGTTAAAACGATGA
- a CDS encoding ABC transporter ATP-binding protein — MNENNTPYLQCEGLSRAFVKKLDFAGRIARSLGSNMREERVQAVDSVDLSVMPGEVLGLVGESGCGKSTLGRMLCGILPRSEGKIYYKGQDVDTLKGQALKEYNVNVQMIFQDPFASLNPRKRVRKIIGEAPLFHKLTTSSELNDYLAKVMLRCGLDPSYTHRYPHQFSGGQRQRIGIARAMAVQPECLVCDESVAALDVSIQAQILNLFMELRNELNLTCLFISHDLGVVEHISDRIAVMYLGRVVEVASVDDIFNNPFHPYTKALLNEVPRLDRRGVDFTPLEGEIPSPLDPPSGCHFHPRCPRVMDICKTEKPVDTEVAPGRRVCCHLTTMP, encoded by the coding sequence ATGAACGAAAACAATACACCATATCTTCAATGTGAAGGATTAAGCCGTGCTTTTGTCAAAAAGCTCGACTTTGCCGGACGTATTGCCCGTTCCCTTGGTTCCAACATGCGTGAGGAACGGGTACAGGCAGTAGATTCCGTAGATCTCTCCGTAATGCCGGGAGAAGTCCTCGGGCTTGTAGGGGAATCCGGTTGTGGTAAATCCACTCTTGGCAGAATGCTGTGCGGTATTCTTCCACGCAGTGAGGGAAAAATTTATTACAAGGGACAAGATGTTGATACGCTGAAAGGACAAGCCCTTAAAGAGTACAACGTTAACGTACAAATGATTTTTCAGGATCCGTTTGCGTCACTCAACCCGCGCAAGCGCGTTCGTAAAATTATCGGTGAGGCACCTCTGTTCCATAAGCTGACTACTTCTTCAGAACTCAATGACTACCTTGCGAAAGTAATGCTGCGCTGTGGACTTGATCCATCGTACACGCACCGCTATCCGCACCAGTTCTCAGGCGGTCAGCGCCAGCGCATCGGCATTGCCCGCGCAATGGCTGTGCAGCCGGAATGTCTTGTCTGTGATGAATCTGTTGCAGCGCTCGATGTATCCATTCAGGCACAAATTTTAAACCTGTTCATGGAACTGCGTAACGAGTTAAACCTGACATGTTTATTCATCAGCCATGATCTCGGTGTGGTAGAACACATTTCCGATAGAATTGCGGTTATGTATCTTGGACGCGTCGTTGAAGTTGCGTCAGTAGACGATATTTTCAATAACCCGTTCCACCCGTACACCAAAGCGCTGCTGAATGAAGTACCGCGCCTTGACCGTCGCGGGGTTGATTTCACCCCTCTCGAGGGGGAAATTCCTTCTCCACTTGACCCGCCTTCCGGATGTCATTTCCATCCGCGTTGCCCACGCGTCATGGACATCTGTAAAACTGAAAAACCGGTAGATACAGAGGTAGCACCGGGGCGTAGAGTATGTTGCCACTTGACCACCATGCCATAA
- a CDS encoding M20 family metallopeptidase: MINKVREFIGEHEQEMVSLLKRLVEINSYTGNKKGVDAVASVIQEECEAMGLHVRREFCEKVGDNLVIETPLHKEGKKGILLCGHMDTVFPPELGFDSFTQDGTYYYGPGVADMKCGLVEGLYVLKALDALGLLQAMSIVMICNSDEEIGSINSSDLILKEAENSLVGFVLESTKAGGELVIGRKGRMTFELEVTGKAAHAGSVGADKASAILELAQQVQAYEKLNNPAEGTSVNVGKIEGGVGANTVAEKARAIVEFRYTQKDCGDKVWETVQKLAAEPYTKGTSCVVRAITARPSMVTNDAILGLYKMIEEIGIDFGFDIQCAQCGGGSDANFISQLGIPVIDGLGPIGGNLHSVDEYLVASTVPERAILTTLVVVKAWEQYCCN, encoded by the coding sequence GTGATTAACAAAGTACGAGAGTTTATTGGCGAGCATGAACAAGAAATGGTTTCACTGCTTAAAAGATTAGTCGAAATAAATAGCTATACTGGCAACAAAAAGGGGGTCGATGCCGTTGCCTCGGTTATTCAGGAAGAGTGCGAAGCAATGGGCTTGCATGTTCGGCGGGAATTTTGCGAAAAGGTCGGCGATAACCTTGTCATTGAAACACCGCTTCATAAGGAAGGGAAGAAAGGCATTCTTTTATGCGGGCATATGGATACCGTTTTTCCTCCTGAATTAGGGTTCGATAGCTTCACACAGGATGGAACCTACTATTACGGTCCTGGTGTGGCAGATATGAAATGCGGACTTGTTGAGGGGCTCTATGTTTTGAAGGCGCTTGATGCGTTGGGGCTGTTGCAGGCTATGTCTATAGTGATGATCTGCAATTCTGATGAAGAGATTGGCTCAATCAATTCTTCTGACCTAATTCTTAAAGAAGCTGAAAACAGTTTAGTTGGATTTGTTCTCGAATCTACCAAAGCAGGCGGGGAACTCGTTATTGGCAGAAAAGGGCGCATGACCTTTGAACTGGAAGTGACCGGAAAGGCCGCTCATGCAGGAAGTGTCGGGGCAGACAAAGCAAGCGCAATTCTTGAGCTTGCGCAGCAAGTGCAGGCATACGAAAAACTTAACAATCCTGCGGAAGGAACAAGTGTAAATGTTGGGAAAATAGAAGGCGGTGTAGGCGCTAATACTGTAGCTGAAAAAGCCCGTGCAATTGTCGAATTCCGGTACACGCAAAAAGATTGTGGCGACAAGGTATGGGAAACTGTGCAGAAGCTTGCTGCAGAGCCGTACACAAAAGGGACATCCTGTGTTGTAAGAGCAATAACAGCACGTCCTTCAATGGTGACAAACGATGCAATACTCGGACTTTACAAAATGATCGAGGAGATAGGCATTGACTTTGGGTTTGATATCCAATGCGCCCAGTGCGGCGGTGGTTCCGATGCAAACTTTATTTCGCAGCTGGGTATTCCGGTAATCGACGGCCTCGGTCCAATTGGCGGTAATTTGCATTCTGTAGATGAATATCTTGTGGCCAGCACCGTTCCTGAACGGGCTATTTTGACAACGCTCGTTGTCGTTAAAGCCTGGGAACAGTATTGCTGCAACTAG